A DNA window from Helianthus annuus cultivar XRQ/B chromosome 15, HanXRQr2.0-SUNRISE, whole genome shotgun sequence contains the following coding sequences:
- the LOC110868629 gene encoding uncharacterized protein LOC110868629: MIDKSQKHHLLFTNIVSLQKMHSSVTTTLLSLFFILCFNGPTMVHSQDTFNLPSPLPKWPPGEGFASGIIDLGGLQVSYVTTFNKIWATNEGGPDNLGATLYDPIAIPQGFSSLGSYVQPNNIPLFGHILVGKDISNDPSKPTLKSPIDYTLLWSSESLDIKKDGEGYIWLPIAPKGYKAVGYVLSGSSTKPPLDKVSCVRADFTDTTDRTSVVLENENDLYLNGLNSYHSVGGFVVGNGSVATLKGSLANSMPNLDQIKALIQTYSPVIYFHPDEQYLPSSVDWFFQNGALLYHKGDESKPNRVDTNGLNLPQGGSNDDTYWLDLPLDGSSKDRVKKGDLQDACAYFHVKPMSGGLFTDIAIWVFYPFNGGSRAKVKFLTLSLGKLGEHVGDWEHVTLRVSNINGELNSVFFSQHSWGKWVSASALEYHTGNKPVVYASLHGHASYPKPGCVLLGSGGSDIGIKDDTAKSDKVMDTGVRAVVIAAEYLAATMVVEPPWLNYERKWGPKIDYDVDKEVKKVKSVLMWRLKKAFERLVESVPRELLGEDGPTGPKAKTSWSGDEGV, translated from the exons ATGATTGACAAATCACAAAAGCATCATTTGTTGTTCACCAATATTGTTTCCTTACAAAAGATGCATTCATCAGTCACCACTACCCTCCTCTCTTTGTTCTTCATCCTCTGTTTCAATGGCCCAACAATGGTGCATTCACAAGACACCTTCAACCTTCCTTCTCCTTTACCCAAATGGCCTCCTG GTGAAGGGTTTGCAAGTGGAATCATAGATTTGGGAGGATTGCAAGTGAGTTATGTAACAACATTCAACAAAATATGGGCCACAAATGAAGGAGGACCCGATAATCTTGGGGCAACATTATATGACCCGATTGCAATCCCACAAGGATTTTCAAGTTTAGGATCTTATGTCCAACCAAACAATATCCCACTTTTTGGGCATATTCTTGTGGGGAAAGATATATCAAATGACCCTTCAAAACCCACTCTAAAATCACCAATTGATTACACTCTTTTGTGGAGTAGTGAGTCTTTAGACATCAAAAAAGATGGAGAAGGTTACATTTGGCTTCCAATTGCACCCAAGGGCTATAAGGCGGTCGGGTATGTACTTAGTGGCTCATCAACGAAGCCACCACTTGATAAAGTCAGTTGTGTCCGTGCAGACTTCACGGACACAACAGACAGGACAAGTgttgttttggaaaatgaaaatgACCTTTATCTCAATGGGTTGAACTCTTACCATTCCGTGGGCGGTTTTGTAGTTGGAAATGGAAGTGTGGCAACTTTGAAGGGTAGTTTAGCTAATTCGATGCCAAATTTGGATCAAATCAAAGCATTGATTCAAACTTATTCTCCGGTTATTTATTTTCATCCTGATGAACAATACCTTCCCTCATCAGTCGATTGGTTTTTTCAAAATGGTGCATTGTTATATCACAAGGGAGACGAGTCCAAACCGAACCGAGTTGACACAAATGGGCTTAACCTTCCGCAAGGTGGTTCGAACGATGACACATATTGGCTAGACCTTCCACTTGATGGTTCAAGCAAAGATAGAGTCAAGAAAGGCGATTTACAAGACGCGTGTGCTTATTTCCATGTTAAACCCATGTCGGGGGGACTATTTACCGATATTGCCATTTGGGTTTTCTACCCTTTTAACGGAGGATCAagggcaaaagtgaaatttcTAACTCTTTCATTAGGAAAGTTGGGTGAACATGTTGGTGATTGGGAACATGTCACATTAAGAGTAAGTAACATCAATGGGGAGTTAAATAGTGTCTTCTTTTCACAACATAGTTGGGGTAAATGGGTGAGTGCTTCGGCACTTGAGTACCACACGGGCAATAAACCGGTGGTATACGCGTCATTACATGGGCACGCGTCATACCCAAAACCCGGGTGTGTCCTGCTTGGCTCAGGAGGCTCGGATATTGGTATTAAAGATGACACGGCCAAAAGTGATAAGGTAATGGATACGGGCGTTAGGGCGGTGGTGATCGCGGCTGAGTATTTGGCGGCGACAATGGTGGTTGAACCACCATGGTTAAATTATGAGAGAAAATGGGGTCCTAAAATTGATTATGATGTTGATAAAGAAGTTAAGAAAGTGAAGAGTGTGTTGATGTGGAGATTAAAGAAAGCATTTGAGAGATTAGTGGAGAGTGTACCAAGAGAATTGTTGGGTGAAGATGGGCCAACAGGACCAAAAGCTAAAACTAGTTGGAGTGGTGATGAGGGTGTTTGA